The following proteins are co-located in the Paludibaculum fermentans genome:
- a CDS encoding response regulator transcription factor, translating into MAMRSLVSVVDDDESVRESLPDLLREFGFAAKTFSSAEEFLASDSVGATGCLILDVGMPGMSGPELQRELQLQKKQIPIVFITAHGDETVRPRLIAQGAVECLIKPFSDTALFAALKTAFQMKGATRPEVDRDAGR; encoded by the coding sequence ATGGCAATGAGATCCCTGGTGTCGGTGGTTGACGACGACGAGTCGGTGCGTGAGTCGCTGCCCGACCTGTTGAGAGAGTTCGGTTTTGCAGCGAAGACGTTCTCGTCAGCGGAAGAGTTCCTCGCGTCTGATAGCGTTGGCGCGACTGGCTGCCTGATCCTCGATGTGGGCATGCCGGGCATGTCTGGGCCGGAGCTGCAAAGAGAATTGCAGCTGCAAAAGAAGCAGATTCCGATTGTCTTCATCACGGCTCATGGCGATGAAACCGTACGGCCCCGCCTGATCGCACAGGGCGCTGTGGAGTGTTTGATCAAACCCTTCAGTGATACTGCGCTGTTCGCGGCCCTCAAGACCGCCTTTCAGATGAAGGGAGCAACCCGCCCCGAAGTGGACCGCGATGCAGGAAGATAG
- a CDS encoding response regulator transcription factor, which yields MPSTTPIVFVVDDDVSVRESLELLIRHAGWQPEIFGSAQEFLAQPRLAVPSCLVLDVSLPDLNGLELQKRVAADRMDMPIIFITGYGDVPMTVQAMKAGAVEFLMKPFSAEVLLGAIQNAIEYSRTALGHEAELRALRDRYESLSRREREVLTLVVSGLLNKQIGGELGISEITVKAHRGSVMRKMNADSLADLVKMAGKLQLASDHAG from the coding sequence ATGCCAAGCACCACTCCGATTGTGTTTGTAGTAGACGACGATGTCTCTGTGCGTGAGTCCCTGGAATTGCTCATCCGCCATGCAGGCTGGCAACCTGAGATCTTTGGGTCCGCACAGGAATTCCTGGCCCAACCACGGCTGGCGGTTCCGAGCTGCCTTGTGCTCGATGTCAGCCTGCCTGACCTGAATGGGCTGGAGCTGCAAAAGCGCGTGGCCGCCGATCGGATGGACATGCCGATTATCTTCATCACGGGCTACGGCGATGTGCCCATGACGGTGCAGGCCATGAAGGCCGGCGCCGTCGAATTCCTGATGAAGCCCTTCAGCGCCGAAGTGCTGCTGGGCGCCATTCAGAATGCGATTGAGTACAGCCGGACCGCACTGGGGCATGAGGCGGAGCTGCGCGCACTACGGGACCGGTATGAATCGCTGAGCCGCCGGGAACGTGAGGTCCTGACCCTGGTGGTTTCCGGTCTGTTGAACAAACAGATCGGAGGTGAACTCGGCATCAGCGAGATCACGGTCAAGGCGCATCGGGGCAGCGTCATGCGGAAGATGAACGCCGATTCGCTGGCCGACCTGGTCAAGATGGCGGGGAAACTCCAGCTGGCCTCCGACCACGCCGGCTGA
- a CDS encoding Gfo/Idh/MocA family protein, with amino-acid sequence MSAAALAAPLFAANDRISLAFIGTGVMGSENLGAAMKQPGVAVSAVCDVYQPNLERASALARRAGHQPKEVRDFREILADRSIDAICIATPDHWHPYICVEACKAGKDVYVEKPACVAASEGAVMVEAARKYKRVVQAGTWQRSGAHFQKACEIVRSGELGKVSMAKSWIYSNQPAAGIGNPVDKEPPAGLDWDLWLGPAPARRFNPNRFGIYPNAYSYFRFFWDYAGGQLTDSGIHMLDIVQMAFGDPMPRAVVALGGKYWFQDDTETPDTMQATFEYPGFLGSWEHRSNNTELTGNRLMGATFHGTRGTVYVDRTVLRVTPEKGSDLAPFEMKRVADPHPLHWANFLDCVRTRQRPNSDIETCVRSSITSILGNLSLRARMRLDWDEERHTVQQESARPLLQREYRKPWKLEA; translated from the coding sequence ATGAGCGCCGCCGCTCTGGCCGCGCCCCTCTTCGCGGCGAACGATCGTATTTCCCTGGCTTTTATCGGCACCGGCGTGATGGGCTCTGAGAATCTCGGAGCAGCCATGAAGCAGCCCGGCGTGGCCGTCAGCGCGGTCTGCGACGTCTACCAGCCGAACCTGGAGCGCGCCTCCGCCCTCGCCCGGCGGGCGGGACACCAGCCGAAAGAGGTTCGCGACTTCCGCGAAATACTGGCCGATCGCTCGATCGATGCCATCTGCATCGCTACCCCGGACCACTGGCACCCGTATATCTGTGTCGAGGCGTGCAAGGCGGGCAAAGACGTCTATGTCGAGAAGCCGGCCTGCGTCGCGGCCTCGGAAGGGGCCGTCATGGTGGAGGCTGCCCGGAAGTACAAGCGCGTCGTGCAGGCCGGAACCTGGCAGCGCTCTGGCGCCCACTTCCAGAAGGCATGCGAAATCGTGCGCAGCGGAGAACTGGGCAAGGTCAGTATGGCCAAGTCTTGGATCTACAGCAATCAGCCCGCTGCCGGCATCGGCAACCCGGTCGACAAGGAGCCGCCCGCCGGCCTGGATTGGGATCTGTGGCTTGGCCCCGCCCCGGCACGCCGCTTCAACCCAAATCGCTTCGGCATCTATCCGAACGCCTACTCCTACTTCCGTTTCTTCTGGGATTACGCCGGCGGCCAGCTCACTGATTCCGGCATTCACATGCTCGACATCGTACAGATGGCGTTTGGCGATCCCATGCCGCGGGCTGTTGTCGCACTGGGTGGCAAATACTGGTTCCAGGACGATACGGAGACGCCGGACACCATGCAGGCGACCTTTGAATACCCCGGCTTCCTGGGCTCCTGGGAGCACCGCTCCAACAACACCGAACTCACCGGCAACCGCCTGATGGGCGCGACTTTTCACGGCACGCGCGGCACGGTCTATGTCGACCGCACGGTGCTGCGGGTTACGCCGGAGAAGGGCTCGGATCTTGCCCCATTCGAGATGAAGAGAGTGGCCGATCCACATCCCCTGCACTGGGCGAACTTCCTGGATTGCGTGAGGACCAGGCAGCGGCCCAACAGCGACATCGAGACCTGCGTCCGCTCTTCCATCACATCGATTCTCGGGAATCTGTCCTTGCGCGCCCGCATGCGTTTGGATTGGGATGAAGAGCGCCACACCGTCCAGCAGGAGTCGGCGCGTCCGCTGCTGCAACGCGAATACCGCAAGCCCTGGAAGTTGGAGGCCTGA
- a CDS encoding ROK family transcriptional regulator, whose product MRLPHEHLISQNLSAPLMRSINGIGLLNLIREHGPVSRASLAKLSNLSKPTVSSQVETLMQRGWVVELGRGESGSKGGKKPTMLTFNANAGRLFAVEIAAWHVRLAAADLEGNILARLALSIGNDRRAANVISLAKYGLEQLMSGHPCSADQRVISVAAPGRVDVVRGIVLQAGNVFNWQNVAIREELEAAFGTTVFVDNDVRMAALGEVQFGAARGEQDVVLVKLETGLGAAVINRGQLMLGSHWAAGEVAHMLLDHKNTSTDWSVRGYLESIVGADRILAAAQDAGSTAQTALEFLHTARNKTGPERDLFDYIATHLGIAIANLIVVNDPAMVVLQSALLGALEQELRAAVERLVPWETRIEISTIGDEAVLLGTIVAARRQAYEHIARLFENGGQQSTEFGMPVLTER is encoded by the coding sequence ATGCGTCTTCCGCACGAACATCTCATCTCTCAGAACCTGAGCGCGCCGCTGATGCGCAGCATCAATGGCATCGGGCTGCTGAATCTGATCAGGGAGCACGGGCCGGTTTCCCGCGCAAGCTTGGCTAAGCTGAGCAATTTGAGCAAACCGACAGTGTCCAGTCAGGTCGAAACGTTGATGCAGCGGGGCTGGGTGGTCGAGTTGGGCCGGGGAGAATCAGGATCAAAGGGCGGTAAAAAGCCCACGATGCTGACTTTCAATGCCAATGCTGGCCGGCTTTTCGCCGTCGAAATTGCAGCTTGGCATGTGCGGCTGGCCGCGGCCGACCTGGAAGGAAACATACTCGCCCGGCTGGCGCTGTCCATCGGCAACGATCGCAGGGCGGCCAATGTCATTTCCCTCGCCAAATACGGACTGGAACAATTGATGTCCGGCCATCCCTGCTCGGCTGACCAGCGGGTGATCAGTGTGGCCGCGCCCGGCCGCGTGGACGTGGTCCGGGGCATCGTCTTGCAAGCCGGCAACGTTTTTAACTGGCAGAATGTGGCGATCCGCGAAGAGTTGGAAGCGGCGTTCGGCACCACTGTGTTCGTCGACAACGACGTCCGGATGGCGGCGCTGGGCGAGGTGCAGTTTGGGGCCGCGCGCGGCGAGCAGGACGTCGTGCTGGTCAAGCTGGAGACCGGGCTCGGCGCGGCCGTGATCAACCGTGGCCAGTTGATGCTGGGCAGTCACTGGGCAGCGGGCGAAGTCGCCCACATGCTGCTGGACCACAAGAACACGAGCACCGACTGGAGTGTCCGCGGCTATCTGGAATCGATCGTGGGCGCTGACCGCATTCTGGCCGCGGCGCAGGACGCCGGCAGTACCGCGCAGACGGCCCTGGAATTCCTCCATACCGCGCGCAACAAGACAGGTCCGGAACGCGATCTCTTTGACTACATTGCGACCCACCTCGGAATTGCCATCGCGAATCTGATCGTTGTGAACGACCCGGCCATGGTGGTCCTGCAGAGCGCCTTGCTCGGCGCGTTGGAGCAGGAACTGAGGGCGGCCGTTGAGCGGCTGGTGCCGTGGGAAACGCGAATCGAGATTTCCACCATCGGCGACGAGGCGGTATTGCTGGGCACAATCGTCGCCGCGCGAAGGCAGGCCTACGAGCACATAGCCCGGCTGTTCGAGAACGGCGGGCAGCAGTCCACTGAATTCGGAATGCCCGTACTGACCGAACGCTGA